From the genome of Epinephelus lanceolatus isolate andai-2023 chromosome 23, ASM4190304v1, whole genome shotgun sequence, one region includes:
- the spx gene encoding spexin prohormone 1 isoform X3 yields the protein MKGLKAVTSTYVLSLLLLASFISQSWSAPKGSFQRRNWTPQAMLYLKGTQGRRFISEDRKEGDVYDTLHLETRSQNTEKLSVDQAATVLLNFLQQAREGDENPDEVYFQELPVWKREYF from the exons ATGAAA GGTTTGAAGGCCGTCACATCAACTTATGTGCTCAGCCTGTTACTGCTGGCATCATTTATCTCGCAGTCGTGGAGCGCACCGAAG GGCTCTTTCCAACGGAGAAACTGGACGCCGCAGGCTATGCTGTACCTCAAGGGCACTC aGGGACGAAGGTTCATCTCAGAGGACCGAAAAGAAGGAGATGTCTATGACACATTACACTTAG AGACCCGCAGTCAGAACACAGAGAAGCTCAGCGTGGACCAGGCAGCCACCGTCCTGCTTAACTTCCTGCAGCAGGCCAGAGAGGGAG ATGAAAACCCAGATGAAGTGTATTTCCAGGAGCTGCCGGTGTGGAAGAGAGAATACTTCTGA
- the spx gene encoding spexin prohormone 1 isoform X1, which produces MKGLKAVTSTYVLSLLLLASFISQSWSAPKGSFQRRNWTPQAMLYLKGTQGRRFISEDRKEGDVYDTLHLETRSQNTEKLSVDQAATVLLNFLQQAREGGESSICTSCHTATTSTHAADENPDEVYFQELPVWKREYF; this is translated from the exons ATGAAA GGTTTGAAGGCCGTCACATCAACTTATGTGCTCAGCCTGTTACTGCTGGCATCATTTATCTCGCAGTCGTGGAGCGCACCGAAG GGCTCTTTCCAACGGAGAAACTGGACGCCGCAGGCTATGCTGTACCTCAAGGGCACTC aGGGACGAAGGTTCATCTCAGAGGACCGAAAAGAAGGAGATGTCTATGACACATTACACTTAG AGACCCGCAGTCAGAACACAGAGAAGCTCAGCGTGGACCAGGCAGCCACCGTCCTGCTTAACTTCCTGCAGCAGGCCAGAGAGGGAGGTGAGAGCAGCATCTGCACCAGCTGCCACACAGCAACTACATCTACACATGCAG CAGATGAAAACCCAGATGAAGTGTATTTCCAGGAGCTGCCGGTGTGGAAGAGAGAATACTTCTGA
- the spx gene encoding spexin prohormone 1 isoform X2, with translation MKGLKAVTSTYVLSLLLLASFISQSWSAPKGSFQRRNWTPQAMLYLKGTQGRRFISEDRKEGDVYDTLHLETRSQNTEKLSVDQAATVLLNFLQQAREGADENPDEVYFQELPVWKREYF, from the exons ATGAAA GGTTTGAAGGCCGTCACATCAACTTATGTGCTCAGCCTGTTACTGCTGGCATCATTTATCTCGCAGTCGTGGAGCGCACCGAAG GGCTCTTTCCAACGGAGAAACTGGACGCCGCAGGCTATGCTGTACCTCAAGGGCACTC aGGGACGAAGGTTCATCTCAGAGGACCGAAAAGAAGGAGATGTCTATGACACATTACACTTAG AGACCCGCAGTCAGAACACAGAGAAGCTCAGCGTGGACCAGGCAGCCACCGTCCTGCTTAACTTCCTGCAGCAGGCCAGAGAGGGAG CAGATGAAAACCCAGATGAAGTGTATTTCCAGGAGCTGCCGGTGTGGAAGAGAGAATACTTCTGA